A single genomic interval of Porphyromonas sp. oral taxon 275 harbors:
- a CDS encoding DUF3822 family protein produces MTQEPSSSPLTAATAADYSLSIRPASGGLAFCVQRRGSVPELVERGFLASRRPEARLYEQLEELYYQSELLSYPYGEVVLYVEPQRWCLVPTELFRPGSEALWLDAATEPTATGGAEQRQQLLSWTQPDSVQTFVFAWDAEAYHFLRRTLLLLEPRPYFALPLSAHRQLSRASRSPEVLLLLRAGQLELFLLREGELLSCGHYPLVGMQEARVVAEEAAFYLISYWRHHGLEGQTAGLVIGYPEEGDAATCHLLHEAADLLAELLRPHIGQLQLEAYRSTSLAPL; encoded by the coding sequence ATGACTCAGGAGCCCAGCAGCTCACCCCTCACGGCTGCTACGGCAGCAGACTATAGCTTGTCCATCCGACCCGCGTCGGGTGGACTTGCTTTTTGTGTCCAGCGCCGTGGCTCTGTCCCCGAGCTCGTCGAGCGGGGCTTCCTCGCCAGCCGCCGCCCCGAGGCGCGGCTCTACGAGCAGCTCGAGGAGCTCTACTACCAGAGCGAGCTCCTCAGCTACCCCTACGGCGAGGTCGTCCTCTATGTCGAGCCGCAGCGCTGGTGCCTCGTGCCTACCGAGCTCTTCCGCCCAGGCAGCGAAGCCCTCTGGCTGGATGCCGCTACCGAGCCTACGGCTACGGGCGGAGCCGAGCAGCGCCAGCAGCTCCTCTCCTGGACGCAGCCCGACTCGGTGCAGACCTTCGTCTTCGCCTGGGATGCCGAGGCCTATCACTTCCTCAGACGTACGCTCCTCTTGCTGGAGCCGCGTCCTTACTTCGCCCTGCCCCTCTCGGCGCACCGACAGCTGTCGCGTGCTAGCCGCTCGCCCGAGGTGCTGCTCCTGCTGCGTGCGGGACAGCTGGAGCTCTTCCTGCTGCGTGAGGGCGAGCTCCTGAGCTGCGGGCACTACCCGCTGGTCGGGATGCAGGAGGCGCGGGTCGTGGCCGAGGAAGCGGCCTTCTACCTCATCAGCTACTGGCGTCACCACGGCCTCGAGGGGCAGACGGCTGGGCTCGTGATCGGCTACCCCGAGGAGGGCGATGCCGCCACCTGCCATCTGCTGCACGAGGCGGCCGACCTACTGGCGGAGCTCCTACGACCCCATATCGGGCAGCTGCAGCTCGAGGCCTATCGCTCGACCAGCCTCGCCCCACTCTAA
- a CDS encoding ATP-dependent RecD-like DNA helicase, with translation MPYTALSDLLARGSDLPLTGDQEEAIAALIDYLDDPSPYTVYLLRGYAGTGKTYLLRWITEAAIASGLQVELMASTGRAAKVLAAASGRRAATIHRTIYRASSQMQEEGGTFQLASSSPERRPTLYIVDEASMISGSSGEYSPFGSGNLLDDLLAYVFGSEDSRLLLVGDTAQLPPVGMELSEALDPEVLSGRYGLTVYGAELRQVVRQRQGGILHNATALRDLIDEYSDSEPENYLPIHLETEDWRGIYPVEPGEFFEDLEEAYQRYGREETLVICPSNRLALECNQAIRGELLYYEEQLVPGERLIVARNNYHYTRLRDHSDFIANGEVIELRRVLRYWHEYELDFADALVYLPDRDEQLEVRLLVSSLTDPSPQRSAEQRQELFDRISADYAHISSVVERRKAIRRDKFWGALEVKYAYAVTAHKAQGGQWRCVFVDMSLAGRYLPLDRSMARWIYTALTRATSRVYLLGFVPELVD, from the coding sequence ATGCCGTATACAGCGCTCTCAGATCTGCTGGCTCGGGGCAGCGACTTACCGCTGACGGGCGATCAAGAGGAGGCCATCGCAGCCCTCATCGACTACCTCGATGACCCTTCGCCCTACACCGTCTACCTCCTACGGGGCTATGCGGGGACGGGGAAGACCTACCTCCTGCGCTGGATCACCGAGGCCGCGATCGCCTCGGGGCTGCAGGTCGAGCTGATGGCCTCCACGGGACGCGCCGCCAAGGTGCTGGCCGCAGCCTCGGGGCGCCGCGCCGCCACCATCCACCGCACCATCTACCGTGCCTCCAGCCAGATGCAGGAGGAGGGCGGCACCTTCCAGCTGGCCTCCTCGAGCCCCGAGCGACGCCCCACCCTCTACATCGTGGATGAGGCCTCGATGATCTCGGGCAGCTCGGGCGAATACAGCCCCTTCGGCTCGGGCAACCTCTTGGATGATCTCCTGGCCTACGTCTTCGGCAGCGAGGACAGCCGCCTCCTGCTCGTCGGGGATACGGCACAGCTGCCGCCCGTGGGGATGGAGCTGAGCGAGGCGCTCGACCCCGAGGTGCTCTCGGGGCGCTACGGCCTCACCGTCTACGGCGCCGAGCTGCGGCAGGTCGTGCGCCAGCGTCAGGGCGGCATCCTGCATAATGCCACCGCCCTGCGCGACCTCATCGACGAGTACAGCGACAGCGAGCCCGAGAACTACCTGCCCATACACCTGGAGACGGAGGACTGGCGCGGCATCTACCCCGTAGAGCCAGGCGAATTTTTCGAGGACCTCGAGGAGGCCTACCAGCGCTACGGCAGGGAGGAGACGCTCGTCATCTGCCCCTCCAACCGCCTCGCGCTGGAGTGCAACCAGGCCATCCGCGGCGAGCTCCTCTACTACGAGGAGCAGCTCGTCCCCGGCGAGCGCCTCATCGTAGCGCGCAACAACTACCACTACACGCGCCTTAGGGATCACTCCGACTTCATCGCCAACGGCGAGGTCATCGAGCTCCGCCGCGTCCTGCGCTACTGGCACGAGTACGAGCTGGACTTTGCCGACGCCCTCGTCTACCTGCCCGACCGCGATGAGCAGCTGGAGGTGCGCCTCCTAGTGAGCTCCCTCACCGACCCCAGCCCGCAGCGCAGCGCCGAGCAGCGCCAGGAGCTCTTCGACCGCATCTCGGCCGACTACGCCCACATCAGCTCCGTGGTCGAGCGGCGCAAGGCGATCCGTAGGGATAAGTTCTGGGGTGCCCTCGAGGTCAAGTACGCCTACGCCGTGACGGCGCACAAGGCGCAGGGCGGGCAGTGGCGCTGCGTCTTCGTCGACATGAGCCTCGCGGGGCGCTACCTGCCCCTCGACCGCTCCATGGCCCGCTGGATCTACACCGCCCTGACGCGCGCCACGAGCCGCGTGTATCTCCTAGGCTTCGTCCCCGAGCTCGTAGACTAA
- a CDS encoding RNA methyltransferase: MSKLKITEMERLSADDYRTSAKLPLILVLDSIRSMNNIGSIFRSADAFRIEGLILCGITAQPPHPDIHKTALGAEDSVPWRYSSSALEAVRELQAKGYTVLALEQAHESLRLDHFVPEPGRRYALVLGNEVKGVAEEVVAAADHCLEIPQYGTKHSLNVSVAAGIALWQLAHPLFPQLAR; this comes from the coding sequence ATGAGCAAACTCAAGATCACCGAGATGGAGCGCCTCAGCGCCGACGACTACCGCACGAGCGCCAAGCTGCCCCTCATTCTCGTCCTAGACAGCATACGCAGCATGAATAACATCGGCTCTATCTTCCGTAGCGCCGACGCCTTCCGCATCGAGGGGCTCATCCTCTGCGGCATCACCGCACAGCCCCCGCACCCCGACATCCACAAGACCGCCCTCGGTGCCGAGGACAGCGTCCCCTGGCGCTACAGCAGCAGCGCGCTAGAGGCCGTGCGCGAGCTGCAGGCGAAGGGCTACACGGTGCTCGCCCTCGAGCAGGCCCACGAGAGCCTCCGCCTCGACCACTTCGTCCCCGAGCCTGGGAGGCGCTACGCCCTCGTGCTGGGCAATGAGGTGAAGGGCGTCGCCGAGGAGGTCGTCGCCGCTGCCGACCACTGCCTTGAGATCCCGCAGTACGGCACCAAGCATTCGCTCAACGTGAGCGTCGCCGCAGGTATCGCCCTCTGGCAGCTCGCCCACCCACTCTTCCCCCAGCTTGCCCGATGA
- a CDS encoding MnmC family methyltransferase has protein sequence MSQTIPQLEETEDGSLTLYTPRFGEHYHSTHGAVQESAHIYLGLGLRQRLEQWTEPEGAALRCFEVGFGTGLNALLSWREAERSHRLIHYYSIERYPIPAELYRQLHYELSTALPLSTAGGTEPSCKKALAPAELAARLGTQGTKEVSSSTSSAPLDSLEDSHSALMRLHEAAWDEDVTLSRYFVLHKISGDLNALPFPAALDLVYYDAFSPESQPELWREELFAQLRRCCRPGAILTTYCAKGEVRRRLERSGFSVERLPGPPGKREVLRATAR, from the coding sequence ATGAGCCAGACGATCCCCCAGCTCGAGGAGACCGAGGACGGCAGCCTCACGCTCTACACGCCACGCTTCGGCGAGCACTATCACTCCACGCACGGCGCTGTGCAGGAGAGCGCCCACATCTATCTCGGCCTCGGCCTTAGGCAGCGTCTCGAGCAGTGGACAGAGCCCGAGGGGGCGGCGCTGCGCTGCTTCGAGGTCGGCTTCGGCACAGGACTCAATGCCCTCCTCAGCTGGAGGGAGGCCGAGCGTAGCCACCGACTTATCCACTACTACAGCATAGAGCGCTACCCCATCCCCGCCGAGCTCTACCGCCAGCTGCACTACGAGCTATCCACAGCACTCCCCTTATCCACAGCGGGCGGCACCGAGCCGAGCTGCAAGAAGGCCTTAGCCCCTGCCGAACTAGCGGCTCGCCTAGGGACACAGGGGACAAAGGAGGTGAGTTCCTCCACGAGCAGCGCTCCCCTCGACAGCCTCGAGGACAGCCACAGCGCGCTGATGCGGCTGCATGAGGCGGCCTGGGACGAGGACGTCACGCTGAGCCGCTACTTCGTCCTGCACAAGATCTCGGGCGACCTCAACGCCCTGCCCTTCCCCGCCGCACTTGACCTCGTCTACTACGACGCCTTCTCCCCCGAGAGCCAGCCCGAGCTGTGGCGCGAGGAGCTCTTCGCCCAGCTGCGACGCTGCTGCCGCCCAGGGGCGATCCTCACGACCTACTGCGCCAAGGGCGAGGTGCGCCGCCGTCTCGAGCGCTCGGGCTTCTCGGTCGAGCGCCTCCCTGGCCCTCCCGGCAAGCGCGAGGTGCTCCGCGCTACCGCCCGCTAG
- a CDS encoding glycoside hydrolase family 2 TIM barrel-domain containing protein, which translates to MKRRLVCSLLVGAALSLPALAQRTTTQLEQGWRFSREDKPGTAAANFDDRKWSQVTVPHDWAIYGPFSFENDKQHLAITQDGQKEAMEHAGRTGGLPFVGVGWYRRELEIPRDLGQRRVRLTFDGAMSHARVYVNGQEVGYWPYGYNSFYFDITDYVRPGQRNVLAVRLENKHESSRWYPGAGLYRNVHLTIIEPIHFSTWGTQILTPQVSKDYARVEVRTRLSGLGTLRSGRLDLEALLLSPEGKVVAREQRAGYFGPESVDSVFRAGFDLKAPRLWDIGQPQLYKYVVSVRHEGKLLDRDTVPFGVRSIELKAGEGFFLNGRKIKFQGVCLHHDLGPLGAAVNEAAMRRQIRIMQDMGVNAIRTSHNMPAPEFVRLCDEMGMPLMAESFDCWKMPKVPNGYNLDFDEWHERDLVNLIHQYRNSPSVIMWSIGNEVPEQGHAVGTQLAYRLQAICHREDPTRPVTNGMDNPIEVLRTGMAGTLDVPGFNYRPFLYDTAHKVLPQGFLLGSETCSTVSSRGVYKFPVVRKSMAKYPDHQSSSYDVEHCGWSNLPEDDFIRQEDNDWMMGEFIWTGIDYLGEPTPYYSEWPSHSSLFGAVDLAGLPKDRFYLYRSHWNKEAKTLHILPHWTWPGREGETTPVFVYTSYPEAELFINGKSQGRQKKDLGVKIADTENDQSRRDFVRQRRYRLMWMDAKYEPGEIKVVAYDAAGRPAEEQIVRTAGKPHHLELVADRSTIAADGKDISFVTVRVVDKDGNLIPDDGRLLKFAVSGAASFRAAASGNPASLDAFHLPQHHAFSGQLVVLVQGGTKGGSATLKVSAKDLPTASLQIQVK; encoded by the coding sequence ATGAAGAGACGACTCGTCTGCTCCCTCCTCGTAGGGGCAGCCCTCAGCCTCCCAGCTCTAGCCCAGCGCACGACGACGCAGCTGGAGCAGGGCTGGCGCTTCTCCCGCGAGGATAAGCCCGGCACCGCAGCCGCCAACTTCGACGACCGCAAGTGGTCGCAGGTCACCGTACCCCATGACTGGGCCATCTACGGACCGTTTAGCTTTGAGAACGACAAGCAGCACCTAGCGATCACTCAGGATGGTCAGAAGGAGGCGATGGAGCACGCTGGCCGTACGGGGGGACTGCCCTTCGTCGGCGTGGGCTGGTATCGTCGCGAGCTGGAGATCCCCCGCGACCTCGGGCAGCGTCGCGTACGCCTGACCTTCGATGGGGCGATGAGCCACGCACGGGTCTACGTCAACGGGCAGGAGGTCGGCTACTGGCCCTACGGCTACAATAGCTTCTACTTCGACATCACCGACTACGTACGCCCCGGGCAGCGCAATGTGCTGGCCGTGCGACTAGAGAACAAGCACGAGAGCAGCCGCTGGTATCCTGGTGCAGGGCTCTACCGTAATGTGCATCTCACCATCATCGAGCCCATCCACTTCTCCACCTGGGGGACGCAGATCCTGACGCCCCAGGTGAGCAAGGACTACGCACGCGTGGAGGTACGCACCCGCCTCAGCGGCCTCGGGACGCTCCGCTCGGGCAGGCTCGACCTCGAGGCACTGCTTCTCTCCCCCGAGGGTAAGGTCGTGGCGCGTGAGCAGCGTGCGGGCTACTTCGGCCCCGAGAGCGTGGACTCGGTCTTCCGCGCGGGCTTCGACCTCAAGGCCCCCCGCCTCTGGGACATCGGTCAGCCGCAGCTCTATAAATATGTAGTGAGCGTCCGTCATGAGGGCAAGCTCCTCGACAGGGATACGGTGCCCTTCGGCGTGCGCTCCATTGAGCTCAAGGCGGGCGAAGGCTTCTTCCTCAACGGGCGTAAGATCAAGTTCCAGGGCGTCTGCCTGCACCACGACCTTGGCCCACTGGGTGCGGCGGTCAATGAGGCCGCCATGCGCCGCCAGATCCGCATCATGCAGGATATGGGTGTCAATGCCATCCGTACCTCGCACAACATGCCCGCCCCTGAGTTCGTCCGTCTCTGCGACGAGATGGGGATGCCGCTGATGGCCGAGAGCTTCGACTGCTGGAAGATGCCTAAGGTCCCCAACGGCTATAATCTGGACTTCGATGAGTGGCACGAGCGTGACCTAGTGAACCTCATCCACCAGTACCGCAATAGCCCCTCCGTCATCATGTGGAGCATAGGCAACGAGGTGCCCGAGCAGGGGCACGCCGTGGGCACGCAGCTGGCCTACCGCCTGCAGGCGATCTGCCACCGCGAGGATCCCACCCGCCCTGTGACCAACGGTATGGACAATCCCATCGAGGTGCTGCGTACGGGCATGGCTGGCACGCTCGACGTGCCGGGCTTCAACTACCGCCCCTTCCTCTACGACACGGCGCATAAGGTACTGCCGCAGGGCTTCCTCCTCGGATCGGAGACCTGCTCGACCGTCAGCTCGCGCGGGGTCTACAAGTTCCCCGTCGTGCGCAAGTCCATGGCCAAGTACCCCGACCATCAGTCCTCGAGCTACGACGTAGAGCACTGCGGCTGGAGCAACCTCCCCGAGGATGACTTCATCCGCCAGGAGGACAACGACTGGATGATGGGCGAATTCATCTGGACGGGGATCGACTACCTCGGCGAGCCTACGCCTTACTACAGCGAATGGCCCAGCCACTCCTCGCTCTTTGGGGCTGTGGATCTGGCGGGACTGCCGAAGGACCGCTTCTACCTCTACCGCAGCCACTGGAACAAGGAGGCCAAGACCCTGCACATACTGCCGCACTGGACTTGGCCGGGACGCGAGGGCGAGACGACGCCCGTCTTCGTCTACACCAGCTACCCCGAGGCCGAGCTCTTCATCAACGGCAAGAGTCAGGGCCGACAGAAGAAGGACCTCGGCGTCAAGATCGCTGACACGGAGAACGATCAGAGCCGCCGCGACTTCGTCCGCCAGCGTCGCTATCGCCTGATGTGGATGGACGCGAAGTACGAGCCCGGGGAGATCAAGGTCGTCGCCTACGACGCTGCAGGTCGCCCCGCCGAGGAGCAGATCGTCCGCACGGCAGGCAAGCCGCACCACCTCGAGCTGGTCGCTGATCGCAGCACCATCGCCGCCGACGGCAAGGATATCTCCTTCGTCACGGTGCGCGTAGTGGACAAGGACGGCAACCTCATCCCCGACGATGGACGCCTCCTGAAGTTCGCCGTCTCGGGCGCCGCCAGCTTCCGCGCTGCGGCCTCGGGTAACCCCGCTTCGCTCGACGCCTTCCACCTACCGCAGCACCACGCCTTCAGTGGTCAGCTCGTCGTGCTGGTACAGGGCGGTACGAAGGGCGGCAGCGCGACGCTCAAGGTCAGCGCTAAGGACCTCCCCACCGCGAGCCTGCAGATCCAGGTCAAGTAG
- a CDS encoding N-acetylmuramoyl-L-alanine amidase: MRTTDIRYIVLHCSATRSTQDYSPEALEHDHRGRGFRGIGYHYYVRRSGEVIPCRPLDQIGAHVRGYNACSWGVCYEGGLDSAGRPADTRTPKQRASLLRLLRQLKGYAPQAHILGHRDLSPDRNGDGRITSEEWLKSCPCLEAETEYRTLNDL, encoded by the coding sequence ATGAGGACGACAGACATCCGCTACATCGTCCTGCACTGCAGCGCCACGCGGAGCACGCAGGACTACAGCCCCGAGGCGCTGGAGCACGACCACCGCGGGCGGGGCTTCCGCGGTATAGGCTACCACTACTACGTGCGCCGCTCGGGCGAGGTCATCCCCTGCCGCCCGCTGGATCAGATCGGCGCCCACGTGCGCGGCTACAACGCCTGCAGCTGGGGCGTCTGCTATGAGGGCGGCCTCGATAGCGCAGGGCGACCCGCCGACACACGCACGCCCAAGCAGCGGGCGAGCCTCCTCCGCCTCCTCCGCCAGCTCAAGGGCTATGCTCCCCAGGCGCACATCCTCGGGCACAGAGACCTCAGCCCCGACCGCAATGGCGATGGGCGCATCACCTCCGAGGAGTGGCTCAAGAGCTGCCCCTGTCTCGAGGCTGAGACCGAATACCGCACCCTTAATGACCTATGA
- a CDS encoding DNA-binding protein, whose translation MAQTQPLTYVLKTHVAKLGKHQGKKVVQAHPTHRQTVSFERFCTLVSGHSTFNYMEVASILNLSADMARDLVSNGSSVEYGRLGFLQPSMRSVQVPEGEAFDAAKHIKSARVVLRPKQRYFDLKGMRYKRFSLQPVSPSTAPKTKQPKKAEEGHGGSSESSGPGSTGGHNSGL comes from the coding sequence ATGGCACAGACACAGCCACTGACCTACGTCCTGAAGACACACGTCGCCAAGCTCGGCAAGCACCAAGGCAAGAAGGTGGTGCAGGCACACCCCACGCACCGCCAGACGGTCTCCTTCGAGCGCTTCTGTACGCTCGTCTCCGGGCACTCCACCTTCAACTACATGGAGGTAGCCTCCATCCTCAACCTCTCGGCCGATATGGCACGCGACCTGGTGTCCAACGGCTCCAGCGTCGAGTACGGACGCCTCGGCTTCCTCCAGCCCTCGATGCGCAGCGTGCAGGTACCCGAGGGCGAGGCCTTCGACGCGGCCAAGCACATCAAGAGCGCCCGCGTCGTCCTGCGCCCCAAGCAGCGCTACTTCGACCTCAAGGGCATGCGCTACAAGCGCTTCTCGCTCCAGCCCGTGAGCCCTAGCACAGCACCTAAGACCAAGCAGCCCAAGAAGGCCGAGGAGGGGCACGGCGGCTCCTCTGAGTCCTCGGGCCCTGGCAGCACGGGCGGGCATAATAGCGGCCTTTAG
- a CDS encoding shikimate kinase: MYKAIFLLGFMGSGKSTVGRQLADELGWQFIDTDVFIETRWRQRITDMFASVGEAGFRRRERMVIEELMTMEDTVFATGGGMPCYGDTMELLREAGVTIYFRCTPEVLVQRLELCKRTRPTIRDKSGAELETFVRETLLERAPIYTRAHYTYDIDEIVSPRMERDFARQLAADPRLRQPVLGG; the protein is encoded by the coding sequence ATGTACAAGGCGATCTTCCTCCTCGGCTTCATGGGCTCGGGCAAGAGCACCGTGGGGCGTCAGCTGGCCGACGAACTCGGCTGGCAATTCATCGACACCGATGTCTTCATCGAGACGCGCTGGCGGCAGCGCATCACCGATATGTTTGCCTCGGTGGGGGAGGCAGGCTTCCGCAGGCGGGAGCGTATGGTCATCGAGGAGCTGATGACGATGGAGGACACGGTCTTCGCCACAGGGGGCGGGATGCCCTGCTACGGCGATACGATGGAGCTGCTGCGGGAGGCGGGGGTGACGATCTACTTCCGCTGCACCCCCGAGGTGCTGGTGCAGCGGCTGGAGCTCTGCAAGCGTACCCGCCCGACCATCCGCGACAAGAGCGGAGCGGAGCTGGAGACCTTCGTGCGCGAGACGCTCCTAGAGCGTGCGCCCATCTATACGCGCGCGCACTATACCTATGATATAGACGAGATCGTCAGCCCGAGGATGGAGCGGGACTTCGCCCGCCAGCTCGCGGCCGACCCTCGGCTACGTCAGCCCGTACTGGGGGGCTGA
- a CDS encoding HD family phosphohydrolase — translation MLKFLKDNKALYLHMLYVLAIFFVGALVASINTSPKEGYVPNYPSLKADQPWGERPLVAPFEFPVLKTEEQMKMERDSVERIIPPMCRMDENVMPRMINQLHDQYKELAATVPESYYLFLQQQLKKYYSFGIIDSKTLDELHLDRRLEVRMLGSGQTGTGWTNVPVARLYRLSEVYKLIIDEATRQGLKPELLRQLEITQYLQPNVSYAEAETKRMLAEALSSLATSTERYQQGRRIIDQGEVLTPYALNVIRSLNEEYKARVGEQTSFLQLPLLGYFFFLFTALAIYLVLFYREFTEQTKNVVLVLLSILTFIGLTKLQVAHVDWFSIEVVPYVMIILLLRTFFASHMALTTYVITILAVAYFTLDPLNFIFVQLLAGFSAIFTLQSLSNRGQLIRAAFSVYLVYILSSMLVEWLGKDMITTDYWMKLLYYGVNLVFLMFTYVLAFLVERAFGYVSNVRLVELSDTAMPLLRELSEIAPGTFQHSYQVSILAQAAATRIGADTQLIRAGALYHDIGKMLHPEFFTENAPSNSPHRLLSAHESARVIIRHVTDGIILGQKSSLPPQIIDFIRTHHGRSTTRYFYNTYCNEHPGEEVDPEPFTYPGPNPQTKEQGILMLADSVEAASRSLTSYTEEGIRQLVQRLVDGIVAEGLLEDTPLTFRDIREIKEVFILKLMTMYHARIAYPDKR, via the coding sequence ATGCTGAAGTTCCTCAAGGATAATAAGGCGCTCTACCTCCACATGCTCTACGTGCTGGCGATCTTCTTCGTCGGGGCGCTCGTGGCGAGTATCAACACCTCGCCCAAGGAGGGCTATGTGCCTAACTACCCCTCCCTCAAGGCTGACCAGCCCTGGGGTGAGCGGCCTCTGGTAGCCCCCTTTGAGTTCCCCGTCCTCAAGACGGAGGAGCAGATGAAGATGGAGCGGGACAGCGTGGAGCGTATCATCCCGCCCATGTGCCGCATGGATGAGAACGTCATGCCGCGCATGATCAATCAGCTGCACGACCAGTACAAGGAGCTGGCAGCGACCGTCCCCGAGAGCTACTACCTCTTCCTGCAGCAGCAGCTCAAGAAGTACTACTCCTTCGGGATCATAGACAGCAAGACCCTCGACGAGCTGCACCTAGATCGCCGCCTCGAGGTACGTATGCTCGGCAGCGGGCAGACGGGCACGGGCTGGACGAACGTCCCCGTGGCACGCCTCTACCGCCTGAGCGAGGTCTACAAGCTCATCATCGACGAGGCTACACGGCAGGGGCTCAAGCCCGAGCTGCTGCGCCAGCTGGAGATCACGCAGTACCTGCAGCCCAATGTGAGCTATGCCGAGGCCGAGACCAAGCGCATGCTCGCCGAGGCCCTCTCGAGCCTGGCGACCTCGACGGAGCGCTACCAGCAGGGCCGCCGCATCATCGACCAGGGGGAGGTGCTGACGCCCTATGCGCTCAATGTCATCCGCTCGCTCAACGAGGAGTACAAGGCCCGCGTCGGGGAGCAGACCAGCTTCCTACAGCTGCCGCTGCTGGGCTACTTCTTCTTCCTCTTCACGGCGCTGGCGATCTATCTGGTACTCTTCTACCGCGAGTTCACCGAGCAGACGAAGAATGTCGTCCTCGTGCTGCTGAGCATCCTCACCTTCATCGGGCTGACCAAGCTGCAGGTGGCGCACGTCGACTGGTTCAGCATCGAGGTCGTCCCCTACGTGATGATCATCCTGCTGCTGCGTACCTTCTTCGCCAGCCACATGGCACTGACGACCTACGTCATCACGATCCTTGCGGTGGCTTACTTCACCCTCGACCCGCTGAACTTCATCTTCGTGCAGCTCCTGGCGGGCTTCTCCGCGATCTTCACCCTGCAGAGCCTCTCCAACCGCGGGCAGCTGATCCGCGCTGCCTTCTCGGTCTATCTTGTCTACATCCTCTCCTCGATGCTGGTCGAGTGGCTGGGCAAGGACATGATCACCACCGACTACTGGATGAAGCTGCTGTACTACGGGGTCAACCTCGTCTTCCTGATGTTCACCTACGTGCTGGCCTTCCTCGTCGAGCGTGCCTTCGGCTACGTGTCCAATGTGCGCCTGGTGGAGCTGAGCGATACGGCCATGCCGCTGCTGCGCGAGCTCTCGGAGATCGCGCCCGGGACCTTCCAGCACTCCTATCAGGTCTCCATCCTAGCGCAGGCCGCCGCCACACGTATCGGGGCCGATACGCAGCTGATCCGTGCCGGGGCGCTCTACCACGATATAGGCAAGATGCTGCACCCTGAGTTCTTCACCGAGAACGCCCCGTCCAATAGCCCCCACCGCCTGCTCTCGGCGCACGAGAGTGCCCGCGTGATCATCCGCCACGTCACCGATGGGATCATCCTCGGGCAGAAGAGCTCGCTGCCGCCGCAGATCATCGACTTCATCCGCACGCACCATGGGCGCAGCACGACGCGCTACTTCTACAATACCTACTGCAATGAGCACCCTGGTGAGGAGGTAGACCCCGAGCCCTTCACCTATCCAGGGCCCAATCCCCAGACCAAGGAGCAGGGGATCCTGATGCTCGCCGACAGCGTCGAGGCTGCCAGCCGCAGCCTCACCAGCTACACCGAGGAGGGCATACGGCAGCTGGTGCAGCGTCTGGTCGACGGCATTGTCGCCGAGGGGCTGCTGGAGGATACGCCCTTGACCTTCCGTGACATCCGCGAGATCAAGGAGGTCTTCATCCTCAAGCTCATGACCATGTACCACGCGCGCATCGCCTACCCCGACAAGCGCTAG